Proteins from a single region of Mus pahari chromosome 2, PAHARI_EIJ_v1.1, whole genome shotgun sequence:
- the LOC110314655 gene encoding uncharacterized protein LOC110314655, whose translation MYPALAALGQGARLALRRWPWPRGGRGGGSQLRRNLGTPAPDVPAPSPAAEPLHPGPCAVVAPRGQLSVPPTRRKIRAESPDSSGEGEVRSGRGGKSELEGNAASNAEKTLLRREAGPGAGAAGAVAGESGGSEQRARPARGAAAAGCSGAARLAGCGKPTAAWQAPLQPHVA comes from the coding sequence atgtatccagCCTTGGCTGCTCTCGGACAGGGGGCGAGGCTGGCGCTCAGACGGTGGCCGTGGCCGCGCGGGGGCCGCGGTGGCGGGTCCCAGCTCCGCCGCAACTTGGGCACCCCCGCGCCGGATGTGCCCGCGCCCTCCCCCGCCGCCGAGCCCCTCCACCCGGGGCCGTGCGCGGTCGTGGCGCCTCGCGGCCAGCTCTCAGTGCCACCGACGAGGAGGAAGATACGAGCGGAGTCGCCAGATTCCAGCGGGGAGGGGGAGGTCCGCTCCGGGAGGGGTGGCAAAAGTGAACTTGAAGGTAATGCAGCTAGTAATGCAGAGAAGACTCTCCTTCGGCGCGAGGCGGGCCCCGGAGCTGGCGCGGCGGGCGCGGTGGCGGGGGAGTCCGGCGGGAGCGAGCAGCGGGCCAGGCCGGCGCGCGGAGCCGCGGCTGCAGGATGCTCCGGAGCCGCTCGCCTGGCGGGATGCGGGAAGCCAACAGCAGCCTGGCAAGCTCCGCTGCAGCCCCACGTTGCCTAG